Proteins found in one Thalassophryne amazonica chromosome 1, fThaAma1.1, whole genome shotgun sequence genomic segment:
- the LOC117515783 gene encoding beta-1,3-galactosyltransferase 1-like — protein sequence MPSKVSCLYVLTVVCWASALWYLSVSRPSTSYVGQINIPIRKTAKLHKNATFSNIRTRSLNPHDFGYLINEAKKCEAEPPFLVILISTTHKEFDARQSIRETWGDESTFPDVHVVTLFLLGRSTDAVLNQMLEQESQIFHDIVVEDFIDSYHNLTLKTLMGMRWVATFCTKAQYVLKTDSDIFVNMENLIFNLLKPTTKPRRRYFTGYVINGGPIRDMRSKWYMPRDLYPESKYPPFCSGTGYVFSADVAELIYKTSLHTRLLHLEDVYVGVCLRKLGIHPFQNSGFNHWKMAYSLCRYRRVVTVHQISPEEMHRIWNDMTSKKHLKC from the coding sequence ATGCCTTCAAAGGTCTCCTGCTTGTACGTGCTGACAGTCGTTTGCTGGGCCAGTGCTCTGTGGTACCTGAGTGTGTCACGCCCTTCCACGTCCTATGTGGGTCAGATTAATATCCCCATTCGTAAGACAGCCAAGCTGCACAAGAATGCCACCTTCAGCAACATCCGTACACGCTCCCTCAACCCGCATGATTTTGGCTATCTCATCAATGAGGCTAAGAAGTGCGAGGCAGAACCCCCCTTCCTGGTTATCCTGATCAGCACCACCCACAAGGAATTTGATGCCCGCCAGTCAATCCGAGAAACATGGGGTGATGAAAGCACGTTTCCAGATGTGCACGTGGTCACACTCTTCTTGTTGGGCCGCAGCACAGATGCAGTCCTCAACCAAATGTTGGAGCAAGAGAGTCAGATATTCCATGACATTGTCGTGGAAGACTTCATTGACTCTTACCATAACCTGACGCTTAAGACGCTGATGGGAATGCGATGGGTGGCCACTTTTTGTACAAAGGCCCAATATGTCCTCAAGACGGACAGTGACATCTTTGTCAACATGGAGAACCTTATCTTTAATCTACTAAAGCCCACCACCAAGCCTCGGAGGAGATACTTCACTGGCTATGTCATTAACGGTGGGCCAATCAGAGACATGCGCAGCAAGTGGTACATGCCCAGAGATCTGTATCCAGAAAGCAAGTACCCACCATTCTGCTCTGGTACCGGGTACGTCTTCTCGGCAGATGTCGCCGAGTTGATCTACAAAACCTCTTTACACACTCGGCTGCTGCACCTGGAAGATGTATACGTGGGCGTGTGTCTCCGTAAACTGGGCATCCACCCGTTCCAGAACAGTGGCTTCAACCATTGGAAGATGGCTTATAGCCTTTGTCGCTATCGCCGAGTCGTTACTGTCCACCAGATCTCCCCAGAGGAGATGCACCGCATCTGGAACGACATGACCAGCAAGAAACACCTGAAATGTTAG